Proteins encoded by one window of Actinocorallia herbida:
- a CDS encoding GntR family transcriptional regulator, whose product MTTIGARHRNLRDETVDELRRLILGGDLEPGAHLTELAISERLGVSRLPVREAFRRLEAEGLLEAIPRRGVRVAQLDSDELETVREIRVALELMAVRRTVERGDDEVLAELRALLEAGNGQSPDSGAAKLDELNDEFHELLSRGSGSRFLSDSLRSVRNQAHHLVGGKSAAVARSWEEHARIIEAVLDRDAEFAMLLMRRHLAVRHENQGLPKPAGS is encoded by the coding sequence GTGACGACGATCGGTGCCCGGCACCGCAATCTGCGCGACGAGACGGTCGACGAACTCCGCCGGCTGATCCTCGGGGGCGACCTGGAACCGGGCGCCCACCTCACCGAGCTCGCCATCTCCGAACGTCTCGGCGTGTCCCGCCTCCCCGTGCGCGAGGCGTTCCGCCGCCTGGAGGCCGAGGGCCTGCTCGAGGCGATCCCCCGCCGGGGCGTCCGGGTCGCCCAGCTCGACAGCGACGAGCTGGAGACGGTCCGCGAGATCCGCGTCGCCCTCGAACTGATGGCCGTCCGCCGCACCGTCGAACGCGGCGACGACGAGGTCCTCGCCGAGCTGCGCGCCCTGCTCGAAGCCGGCAACGGACAGTCCCCGGACTCCGGCGCCGCGAAGCTGGACGAGCTGAACGACGAGTTCCACGAGCTTCTCTCCCGGGGCAGCGGCTCCCGCTTCCTCTCCGACTCCCTCCGCTCCGTCCGCAACCAGGCCCACCACCTCGTCGGCGGCAAGAGCGCCGCGGTCGCCCGCTCCTGGGAAGAGCACGCCCGCATCATCGAGGCGGTCCTCGACCGCGACGCCGAATTCGCCATGCTCCTCATGCGCCGCCACCTCGCCGTCCGCCACGAGAACCAGGGCCTGCCCAAGCCCGCCGGCTCCTAG
- a CDS encoding helix-turn-helix transcriptional regulator, whose amino-acid sequence MSGVGRGGRRSAVGGGPQPMLLGREAECVKLDRLLADVRSGESRVLVLRGEAGVGKSALLDRLVSRASDCRVVTAAGVQSEMELPFAAVHQLCLPMLDLLDTLPEPQHDALGTAFGMRSGPAPDQFLISLAVLNLLAQAADERPLVCVIDDAQWLDRASAQVLMFVARRLMAERVACVFAVRESGETHALPGLPVLEIGGLRDADARTLVRRVVPGPLDEEVRDRIVFESRGNPLALLELPRSASAGGFLAAPTGQSLSGRLEDGFQRRLSGLSADTRMMLLLAAAEPLGDPALLWRAADVLGADTSAVDAADELVDFGDRVRFRHPLVRSAVYNAAAPRERREVHRALAEATDAATDPDRRAWHRAQSAAHPDEDIAAELEHSAGRAMGRGGLVAAAAFLERAVGLTPDPRARADRALDAARAKLLAGAPEPALALLAAAEAGPPDELRRLKAESLRAEISLTSNRGASAPAILLKAAEQLEPLDTELSRDTYLQALSVAMSVLPTWEGIIEVAAATRAAPPVTGAPRVTDLILDGLSLLYTKDALTAAPALRRAVTVVLGEETDPAEQLRWLWFINFFAMAVWDDETCRDLADSSLRLVRDSGAFALLPLVLSLSTMMYIFEGDLAEAETLNEEAKAHAVAADVWTTSGTMVQTGGDVGLAAFRGEVTATEQLAEAIAKESAVRGEGRTLEICQWVRSVLYNGLGQYDKALEAVLLSTVDHTAPSGVGVHWAPLELIEAAVRTGRLELAEQALERFSWSTQAGGVDWGLGLEARCRALISEGDEADRLYREAIERLGRTRMRPDLARAHLLYGEWLRRERRRVEAREQLRTAFDLFTEIGMKAFAERTERELLATGETARKRNVETTEELTPQEAQIARLARTGLTNKEIAERLYVSPRTVEYHLRKVFAKFGVTSRHQLVDLP is encoded by the coding sequence ATGTCTGGTGTGGGCCGTGGTGGCAGACGGTCGGCGGTGGGCGGCGGCCCGCAACCGATGCTGCTGGGCCGCGAGGCCGAGTGCGTGAAGCTCGACCGGCTCCTGGCCGACGTCCGGAGCGGGGAGAGCCGGGTGCTGGTGCTGCGCGGCGAGGCCGGGGTCGGCAAGTCGGCGCTGCTCGACCGGCTCGTCTCCCGGGCCTCGGACTGCCGGGTCGTGACGGCCGCGGGAGTCCAGTCGGAGATGGAGCTGCCCTTCGCGGCGGTCCACCAGCTGTGCCTGCCGATGCTCGACCTCCTCGACACCCTGCCCGAGCCGCAGCATGACGCCCTCGGCACCGCGTTCGGGATGCGCTCAGGCCCGGCGCCCGACCAGTTCCTCATCAGCCTCGCCGTCCTCAACCTCCTGGCCCAGGCCGCCGACGAACGTCCCCTCGTCTGTGTGATCGACGACGCGCAGTGGCTCGACCGCGCGTCCGCCCAGGTCCTCATGTTCGTGGCCCGCCGCCTCATGGCCGAGAGAGTGGCCTGTGTCTTCGCCGTCCGCGAGTCCGGCGAGACTCACGCGCTGCCCGGGCTGCCCGTGCTGGAGATCGGCGGCCTGCGCGACGCCGACGCGCGGACCCTCGTCCGCCGGGTGGTCCCCGGACCGCTGGACGAGGAGGTGCGCGACCGGATCGTCTTCGAGTCGCGCGGCAACCCCCTCGCCCTGCTGGAACTGCCGCGGTCCGCCTCCGCGGGCGGATTCCTGGCCGCCCCGACCGGTCAGTCCCTGTCGGGCCGCCTCGAGGACGGCTTCCAGCGAAGGCTCAGCGGGCTGTCGGCCGACACCCGGATGATGCTGCTGCTGGCCGCCGCCGAGCCGCTCGGCGATCCGGCCCTGCTGTGGCGTGCCGCCGACGTGCTCGGGGCGGACACCTCGGCGGTCGACGCGGCCGACGAACTCGTCGACTTCGGCGACCGGGTCCGGTTCCGGCACCCCCTGGTCCGCTCCGCGGTCTACAACGCGGCGGCCCCCAGGGAGCGCCGGGAGGTCCACCGCGCGCTGGCCGAGGCGACCGACGCCGCCACCGACCCGGACCGGCGGGCCTGGCACCGCGCGCAGAGCGCAGCCCACCCCGACGAGGACATCGCCGCGGAGCTCGAGCACTCGGCCGGCCGCGCCATGGGCCGCGGCGGCCTGGTCGCCGCCGCCGCTTTCCTGGAGCGGGCCGTCGGGCTCACCCCGGACCCCCGCGCCCGCGCCGACCGCGCACTGGACGCCGCCCGCGCCAAGCTCCTCGCCGGCGCGCCGGAACCCGCCCTGGCGCTGCTCGCCGCGGCCGAGGCGGGGCCGCCGGACGAACTGCGCCGCCTCAAGGCCGAGTCCCTGCGCGCCGAGATCTCCCTGACGTCCAACCGCGGTGCCTCTGCTCCCGCGATCCTGCTCAAGGCGGCCGAACAGCTCGAACCGCTCGACACCGAGCTGTCCCGCGACACGTACCTCCAGGCCCTGTCCGTCGCGATGAGCGTCCTGCCCACCTGGGAGGGCATCATCGAGGTCGCGGCGGCGACCCGCGCGGCGCCCCCCGTGACCGGTGCCCCCCGCGTCACGGACCTCATCCTCGACGGCCTGTCCCTGCTCTACACCAAGGACGCCCTGACGGCCGCGCCCGCGCTGCGGCGGGCCGTGACCGTCGTCCTGGGCGAGGAGACCGACCCCGCGGAACAGCTCAGATGGCTCTGGTTCATCAACTTCTTCGCCATGGCGGTGTGGGACGACGAGACCTGCCGAGACCTCGCCGACTCGTCCCTCCGCCTGGTCCGCGACTCCGGCGCGTTCGCGCTGCTGCCTTTGGTGCTCAGCCTCTCCACGATGATGTACATCTTCGAGGGCGACCTCGCCGAGGCCGAGACCCTGAACGAGGAGGCGAAGGCGCACGCCGTCGCCGCCGACGTCTGGACGACCTCCGGAACCATGGTGCAGACGGGCGGTGACGTCGGCCTCGCCGCGTTCCGCGGCGAGGTCACCGCGACCGAGCAGCTCGCCGAGGCCATCGCGAAGGAGAGCGCGGTCCGTGGCGAGGGCCGGACGCTGGAGATCTGCCAATGGGTCAGGTCGGTCCTCTACAACGGGCTGGGCCAGTACGACAAGGCGCTGGAGGCCGTCCTCCTGTCCACCGTGGACCACACCGCGCCGAGCGGCGTCGGCGTCCACTGGGCGCCCCTCGAACTGATCGAGGCGGCGGTGCGCACCGGCCGCCTCGAACTCGCCGAGCAGGCGCTCGAGCGGTTCTCCTGGTCGACCCAGGCGGGCGGCGTCGACTGGGGACTCGGCCTCGAAGCCCGCTGCCGGGCGCTGATCAGCGAGGGGGACGAGGCCGACCGCCTCTACCGGGAGGCGATCGAGCGGCTCGGCCGCACCCGGATGCGTCCCGACCTCGCCCGCGCCCACCTGCTCTACGGCGAGTGGCTGCGCCGCGAACGCCGCCGGGTCGAGGCCCGCGAGCAGCTCCGCACCGCGTTCGACCTGTTCACCGAGATCGGCATGAAGGCGTTCGCCGAGCGGACGGAGCGGGAACTCCTCGCCACCGGTGAGACCGCCAGGAAGCGGAACGTCGAGACGACCGAGGAGCTCACCCCGCAGGAGGCGCAGATCGCCAGGCTCGCCCGCACCGGCCTCACCAACAAGGAGATCGCCGAGCGCCTGTACGTGAGCCCCCGGACGGTCGAGTACCACCTGCGGAAGGTGTTCGCGAAGTTCGGCGTCACCTCCCGGCACCAGCTCGTCGACCTGCCCTGA
- a CDS encoding gamma-glutamyltransferase has protein sequence MTQHTELARRAVASGTLGAVAAGARPAAAIGTAILLQGGNAYDAAVAAALAETVLLPSKCGPAGDVVALHLGADADRPASLISVGKAPARLYGAAEATGWAPCVTGPLSVGVPGAPAGYSALAARGRLGLAALTRPAIDLARRGIIWSSVNRRLVAESLDVLTEWQPQGTRYSPTDGPLPLGSRVRLPGLADVLTEFADRGAELFTGALGERVVAYVTGHGGVVEPADLRPVPPLETPAGHAPIDGTDVWATPAPTYGPALLAALAEGGAPEAVRAALAGLRAPTGLPPALVDGTSTVAAADAEGNLVVLVHSNSFPRYGSGLVVPGLDLVLSNRAGRGFTFLPGHPNAPLPGSRPPTTLHAWAAKDSSGAWVLGATPGGEQQVPWNTQTLRRLLDLPPDLAPDLAPAALATALAAPRWEFTASGDLLREGDRLPEFGARSAHTIVRRDADGTLTAVADPRQDTAAVAL, from the coding sequence ATGACGCAGCACACTGAACTGGCGCGCCGCGCGGTCGCCTCCGGCACCCTGGGAGCGGTCGCGGCCGGCGCCCGCCCCGCCGCCGCGATCGGCACCGCGATCCTGCTCCAGGGCGGTAACGCGTACGACGCGGCCGTCGCCGCGGCCCTGGCCGAGACCGTCCTGCTGCCGTCGAAGTGCGGGCCGGCCGGCGACGTCGTGGCCCTGCACCTGGGTGCGGACGCCGACCGTCCGGCCTCCCTGATCTCCGTCGGCAAGGCCCCGGCCCGGCTCTACGGGGCGGCCGAGGCGACGGGCTGGGCCCCCTGCGTGACCGGCCCGCTGTCGGTCGGCGTGCCGGGCGCCCCCGCGGGATACAGCGCCCTCGCCGCGCGCGGCAGGCTCGGCCTCGCCGCGCTCACCCGGCCCGCGATCGACCTGGCGCGGCGCGGCATCATCTGGTCGTCCGTCAATCGGCGGCTGGTCGCCGAGTCCCTTGACGTCCTCACCGAGTGGCAGCCGCAGGGCACCCGCTACTCCCCCACCGACGGCCCCCTACCGCTCGGGTCCCGGGTGCGCCTGCCCGGCCTGGCCGATGTGCTGACCGAGTTCGCCGACCGCGGCGCCGAGCTCTTCACGGGCGCGCTCGGCGAGCGGGTCGTCGCCTACGTCACCGGGCACGGCGGCGTCGTGGAACCGGCCGATCTGCGCCCGGTCCCGCCGCTGGAGACGCCCGCGGGGCACGCGCCGATCGACGGCACCGACGTCTGGGCCACTCCGGCCCCTACCTACGGTCCGGCGCTGCTCGCGGCCCTGGCCGAGGGCGGCGCTCCGGAGGCGGTGCGGGCCGCCCTCGCGGGACTCCGCGCGCCCACGGGCCTCCCGCCCGCGCTCGTCGACGGCACCTCCACGGTCGCCGCGGCCGACGCCGAGGGCAACCTCGTGGTGCTGGTGCACTCCAACTCCTTCCCCCGCTACGGCAGCGGGCTCGTCGTCCCCGGCCTCGACCTGGTCCTGTCCAACCGGGCGGGCCGCGGCTTCACCTTCCTGCCCGGCCACCCGAACGCCCCCCTCCCCGGATCCCGGCCCCCGACGACGCTCCACGCCTGGGCGGCCAAGGACTCCTCGGGCGCCTGGGTGCTCGGCGCCACCCCCGGCGGCGAGCAGCAGGTGCCCTGGAACACCCAGACGCTGCGCCGTCTGCTCGATCTGCCCCCCGACCTGGCCCCCGACCTGGCCCCCGCCGCGCTCGCCACCGCCCTGGCCGCCCCACGCTGGGAGTTCACCGCCTCCGGCGACCTCCTCCGCGAAGGCGACCGCCTCCCCGAGTTCGGCGCCCGCTCCGCCCACACGATCGTCCGGCGCGACGCCGACGGCACCCTCACCGCAGTCGCCGACCCCCGCCAGGACACCGCGGCGGTGGCCCTGTGA
- a CDS encoding VOC family protein, whose translation MTAYTFIPATPDTAVVRVEQIDHIVLRVADPEASVRWYTEKFGFMVHRLEEFRAGTVPFPSVEVRPGQILDLDARREKTGTNVSHFALVIGETDLFALKERFEVAEGPYRRWGALGPADLLYINDPDGNTIELRHYGPSQVNPGA comes from the coding sequence ATGACCGCGTACACCTTCATCCCTGCCACGCCCGACACCGCCGTGGTGCGGGTCGAGCAGATCGATCACATCGTGCTCCGCGTGGCCGACCCCGAGGCGTCGGTGCGCTGGTACACGGAGAAGTTCGGCTTCATGGTGCACCGGCTGGAGGAGTTCCGCGCCGGGACCGTGCCCTTCCCGTCCGTCGAGGTGCGTCCCGGCCAGATCCTCGACCTGGACGCCCGTCGCGAGAAGACCGGCACGAACGTCTCCCACTTCGCGCTGGTCATCGGCGAGACCGACCTGTTCGCCTTGAAGGAGCGGTTCGAGGTCGCGGAGGGCCCCTACCGCCGATGGGGCGCGCTGGGCCCCGCCGACCTCCTCTACATCAACGACCCGGACGGCAACACCATCGAACTCCGCCACTACGGTCCGAGCCAGGTGAACCCGGGCGCATGA